In Flavivirga abyssicola, the following are encoded in one genomic region:
- a CDS encoding Ig-like domain-containing protein produces MKTTLTYRNVLKYAFYVLMLLCTSLSVSAQCPTIPNQNPAAICDASQFTFSDLNAYAVTGGNGIQWYDVPTGGTAFFPTERVVEGTYYVDDDSGTCNGAGNRTAINIDFAVDPSGQNLEGNYCSNEGATIQTYIDDILQSAIPVGGDVEIYYDAGLVNQANTTDVIPNPGIQILVVFVDGICKSQAEATTIALIPAPQEPMPDLVQDFCTNPTAPTIGDIDPGTPATNYLWYAGVNGSGIPTGAPLSDLDLLVDNTTYYVQIQGIICDSNAVGVLVNVDAPADAGSSDILQYCNDNIPAAPFDLFDELGGFPQTTGIWTGPLATTNGHQGTVNISSLTLPGTYVFTYSITGSGACPAAISTISIVISETLSSGTAVGSPASFCVANLPSNFDLTTLLNNDEDPNGFWVQGTLSSDPVVTSPIDLTTGAFTPNTYSFTYFQNVLTPCPEESTTVQVVVLADPNAGTATNASFCENELAINSPYDLFNALDGSQDNNLGTWTDATNNPVTNPINITGLTVGPYTFNYTIDNGTCTDTEPITITILPAPESGTPIASMPEFCQGDIQTVNLFDLLTGENQTGTWNDDDASGALSINEVTIGGLGSGTYNFTFDVDAIGGCDDADVTVSITINPLPNTGTPAPAIYCENDLGPTPTSLNLFDQLTGESGGGTWTDDNASGALNVSTVDLTALAVGSFNYTYTITDGNGCTNSSIVTVTINDAPESGTPIATFPEFCEGTVQTVNLFDLLTGEDPTGTWNDDDTSGALSVNEVTIGSLTPGTYDFTFDVDAILSCDDTNVTVSIIINPLPNTGTPAPAIYCENDLGTPPSLDLFDQLTGESGGGTWTDDNASGALNVSTVDLTALAVGSFNYTYTITDANGCTNSSTVVVTINDAPESGTPITPVPEFCVVDITAAQTVELFDLLTGEDPSGTWSDDDASGALSVSTVTIDGLAPGTYNFTFDVANIGTCDDVDVTVSITINDTPVPTANATQEFCDTATVGDLTVLTGTTIQWYDDATGGTPLTGTTALINGENYFATQTDGTTGCESSVRTEVTVTIHQSPNPGVVTNPGIAECNNTTINLFDGLDGSQDSGGIWYEGSDNTGTAVATPTAYDVTGFSANTYQFTYHVTASSPCVDDSTTITVTVDEPLNAGTDNTLDACSTDGTTDLFTLLGAADPGGTWSPALTSTTGVFDPMVDAGGTYTYTHTNACGVSSSEVVVTVTQAPNAGTNSPALICVIDGPTDLFTYLGSADTGGIWSPALASGTGVFDPLVDTAGVYTYTVAATGACLTNATAEITVTVSDITPPVVNNATMEFCLVDNPTVANLDVALTVTGTITWYEDAALTTQLNATDTLADGEDYYATQRNAAGCESSISVQVDVIVNDTPTPTLDNPAAEYCINDDPTINDLSLNITEHDASANNVIWYDAATNGTTISESTILNHNVTYYAVLVDAITGCESSVRLAVTTDLTSCGKLIIPDGFSPNGDRTNDTFNIDHLGILYPNFMIEIFNRYGNIVYKGNNNTPRFDGTSNQSGTIGNGDLPVGVYYYIFYFNDGENKPEQGRLYLSR; encoded by the coding sequence ATGAAAACGACTTTAACATATAGAAATGTATTGAAGTATGCGTTCTACGTTTTAATGTTATTATGTACTTCATTGTCAGTTTCTGCACAATGTCCTACAATACCAAATCAGAATCCAGCTGCTATTTGTGATGCATCTCAGTTTACCTTTAGTGACTTAAATGCTTATGCGGTAACTGGAGGTAATGGTATACAGTGGTATGATGTCCCAACAGGAGGGACTGCCTTTTTTCCAACCGAACGCGTTGTAGAAGGTACTTATTATGTTGATGACGATTCAGGAACCTGTAACGGGGCTGGAAATCGAACAGCTATAAATATAGATTTTGCAGTTGATCCGTCAGGACAGAATTTAGAAGGTAATTATTGTAGCAATGAGGGTGCAACTATTCAGACTTATATAGATGATATTTTACAATCTGCTATACCAGTAGGGGGAGATGTGGAAATATACTATGATGCAGGCTTAGTTAATCAAGCAAATACTACAGATGTAATTCCTAACCCAGGAATACAGATACTCGTAGTATTTGTAGATGGAATATGTAAAAGTCAGGCAGAAGCGACTACAATAGCTTTAATCCCTGCACCTCAAGAACCAATGCCCGATCTTGTACAAGATTTCTGTACAAATCCAACAGCTCCAACAATAGGAGATATAGATCCAGGTACCCCAGCTACTAATTATTTATGGTATGCTGGAGTTAATGGTTCAGGAATACCAACAGGAGCACCACTGTCAGATTTAGATCTATTAGTAGACAATACAACATATTATGTTCAAATACAAGGTATAATTTGTGATAGTAATGCTGTTGGGGTATTAGTAAATGTTGATGCACCAGCTGATGCAGGATCATCAGATATATTACAATACTGTAACGATAACATTCCTGCCGCACCTTTCGATTTATTTGATGAATTAGGAGGTTTTCCACAGACAACAGGTATATGGACAGGACCTTTAGCAACAACTAATGGTCATCAAGGAACCGTAAACATTTCTAGTTTAACACTTCCAGGAACCTATGTATTTACATATTCAATTACAGGTAGTGGTGCTTGTCCAGCTGCTATTTCAACGATATCGATTGTAATTTCAGAAACGCTTTCTTCTGGGACAGCAGTTGGAAGCCCAGCAAGTTTTTGTGTAGCAAATTTGCCTTCAAATTTTGATTTAACAACGTTATTAAATAATGACGAAGATCCTAATGGTTTTTGGGTACAAGGCACTTTAAGTTCAGATCCTGTAGTGACATCTCCAATAGATTTAACAACAGGGGCTTTTACACCAAATACGTATAGCTTTACATATTTCCAGAATGTTCTAACACCATGTCCAGAAGAATCTACAACAGTTCAAGTTGTGGTATTGGCAGACCCGAATGCTGGAACAGCAACGAATGCCTCATTTTGTGAGAATGAATTAGCAATAAATTCACCTTATGATTTATTTAATGCTTTAGACGGTTCTCAAGATAATAATTTAGGGACTTGGACAGATGCAACAAATAACCCAGTAACAAACCCTATAAATATTACAGGGCTAACTGTAGGGCCTTATACCTTCAATTATACGATAGATAATGGAACTTGTACCGATACAGAACCAATAACGATAACCATTTTACCTGCTCCAGAATCCGGGACACCTATAGCATCTATGCCTGAGTTTTGTCAAGGAGATATACAAACGGTAAATTTATTTGATTTACTAACAGGAGAGAATCAAACAGGTACATGGAATGATGATGATGCTTCAGGTGCATTATCTATAAACGAGGTCACAATTGGAGGTCTTGGAAGTGGAACTTATAATTTCACGTTTGATGTGGATGCGATTGGAGGTTGTGATGATGCAGACGTAACTGTATCTATTACAATAAATCCATTACCAAATACAGGTACACCAGCACCAGCAATATACTGTGAAAATGATTTAGGACCAACGCCTACTTCGTTAAATTTATTTGATCAGCTTACAGGCGAATCTGGAGGAGGAACTTGGACGGATGACAATGCCTCAGGAGCGTTGAATGTAAGTACTGTAGATTTAACTGCTTTAGCTGTTGGGTCTTTTAATTATACATATACTATAACAGATGGTAATGGATGTACAAATAGTTCAATAGTAACAGTCACAATTAATGATGCTCCGGAATCCGGAACACCAATAGCAACTTTTCCAGAATTCTGTGAAGGAACAGTACAAACAGTTAATTTATTTGATTTACTAACAGGAGAAGACCCAACAGGAACATGGAATGATGATGATACCTCTGGTGCATTATCAGTAAACGAAGTCACAATTGGTAGTCTTACACCTGGAACCTATGATTTTACATTTGATGTAGATGCTATTCTAAGTTGTGATGATACCAATGTAACTGTATCCATTATAATAAATCCATTACCAAATACAGGGACACCAGCACCAGCAATATATTGTGAAAATGATTTAGGAACACCCCCTTCTTTAGATTTATTTGATCAGCTTACAGGCGAATCTGGTGGAGGAACTTGGACGGATGACAATGCCTCAGGAGCATTGAATGTAAGTACCGTAGATTTAACTGCTCTGGCAGTCGGGTCTTTTAACTACACATATACTATAACAGATGCCAATGGATGTACAAATAGTTCAACAGTAGTAGTTACTATTAATGATGCTCCAGAGTCGGGAACACCAATAACACCTGTGCCAGAGTTTTGTGTTGTAGATATTACGGCAGCACAAACGGTAGAGTTATTTGATTTACTAACAGGAGAAGATCCATCGGGAACATGGAGTGACGATGATGCTTCAGGAGCATTATCTGTAAGTACAGTAACTATTGATGGCCTTGCACCTGGAACCTATAATTTTACATTTGATGTAGCTAATATTGGAACTTGCGACGATGTGGATGTAACCGTATCAATTACTATAAATGATACACCAGTACCTACAGCAAACGCAACTCAGGAATTTTGTGATACAGCAACAGTTGGAGATTTAACAGTTTTAACAGGAACTACAATACAATGGTACGATGATGCAACAGGAGGAACACCATTAACTGGAACAACAGCTCTAATAAACGGAGAAAATTATTTTGCCACACAGACAGATGGAACAACTGGGTGTGAATCTTCAGTGAGAACAGAAGTAACAGTTACAATACATCAATCCCCAAACCCTGGAGTTGTCACCAACCCAGGAATTGCGGAATGTAATAACACGACAATAAACCTTTTTGATGGTTTAGATGGTTCGCAAGATAGTGGAGGGATTTGGTATGAAGGCTCTGATAATACAGGAACAGCAGTAGCAACTCCGACAGCCTATGATGTAACAGGTTTTAGTGCTAATACTTATCAATTTACATATCATGTAACAGCCTCTTCGCCATGTGTAGACGACAGTACAACAATAACAGTTACTGTAGATGAGCCTTTAAATGCAGGAACAGACAACACTTTAGATGCTTGTAGTACCGATGGAACGACAGATTTATTTACACTTTTAGGAGCTGCCGACCCAGGAGGTACATGGTCCCCAGCATTAACTAGTACTACAGGTGTTTTCGATCCAATGGTTGATGCAGGAGGTACTTATACCTACACACATACTAACGCCTGTGGAGTTTCAAGCAGTGAAGTTGTTGTAACAGTTACACAAGCACCAAATGCAGGAACTAATAGCCCAGCTTTAATATGTGTGATTGATGGCCCAACAGATTTATTTACCTATTTAGGAAGTGCAGATACAGGAGGAATATGGTCCCCAGCATTAGCTAGTGGTACAGGAGTTTTTGATCCTTTAGTAGATACTGCTGGCGTTTATACATATACAGTTGCTGCAACTGGAGCATGTCTAACTAATGCTACTGCAGAAATAACCGTAACTGTTAGTGATATTACACCACCAGTTGTAAATAATGCAACCATGGAATTTTGTTTAGTAGACAATCCAACAGTGGCAAATTTAGATGTGGCTTTAACAGTAACAGGAACTATTACTTGGTATGAAGATGCTGCATTAACAACACAACTTAATGCAACAGATACATTGGCAGATGGAGAAGACTATTATGCAACTCAAAGAAATGCTGCCGGTTGTGAGTCTTCAATAAGTGTACAGGTTGATGTTATTGTTAATGATACACCAACACCAACATTAGACAATCCTGCTGCAGAATATTGTATCAATGACGATCCAACCATTAATGACTTGTCATTAAATATTACGGAACATGATGCATCAGCAAACAACGTGATTTGGTATGATGCAGCAACAAATGGTACAACTATTTCAGAAAGTACTATTTTAAATCACAACGTTACTTATTATGCTGTTTTAGTAGATGCTATTACGGGATGTGAAAGTAGTGTTCGTTTGGCTGTTACTACAGATTTAACCTCTTGTGGAAAACTGATAATTCCAGATGGATTTTCACCAAATGGTGATAGAACCAATGATACATTTAATATTGATCATTTAGGTATTCTATATCCAAACTTTATGATAGAGATATTTAACCGCTATGGAAACATTGTGTATAAAGGAAATAATAATACACCAAGATTTGATGGCACCTCTAATCAATCCGGTACCATTGGAAATGGAGATTTACCAGTAGGAGTCTATTATTATATTTTCTATTTCAATGATGGAGAAAATAAACCAGAACAAGGACGCTTATACTTAAGCAGATAA
- a CDS encoding PorP/SprF family type IX secretion system membrane protein: MKNLNIYHKIAALLSLTFLSLQSFAQQDPQFTQYMYNMSVINPAYATADEAILNLGGLYRTQWVGVEGAPKTGTFFAHTPINEKIEMGISFTNDNIGDIVNENNIYADFAYILPVGFEAKLSLGIKAGVTLFDVNFDGFNLQSGNVSTDVAFNENISKTFPNLGIGAFYFTDNYYIGLSAPNLLTTKHIETENGVKSTGVQDIHYFLTGGYVFNINRDVKFKPAFMAKSVRGAPLSVDVTANVLFNNRFEAGLGYRLDDAISGLVSFRATPELKIGYAYDFTTTNLGDFNSGSHEIFILFDIDLFGLKGGYDRSPRFF; the protein is encoded by the coding sequence ATGAAAAATTTAAATATATATCATAAAATAGCTGCTTTGTTAAGTTTGACTTTCTTGTCATTACAAAGTTTTGCACAACAAGACCCTCAATTTACTCAGTATATGTATAATATGAGTGTTATTAATCCTGCTTATGCAACAGCAGATGAAGCGATTCTAAATTTAGGAGGCTTATATAGAACACAGTGGGTTGGCGTAGAAGGAGCACCAAAAACAGGAACTTTTTTCGCGCATACACCTATTAATGAAAAAATAGAAATGGGTATTTCCTTTACAAACGATAATATAGGAGATATTGTAAACGAAAATAATATTTATGCAGATTTCGCTTATATACTGCCCGTAGGATTTGAAGCCAAGTTATCACTTGGTATTAAAGCCGGGGTTACATTATTTGATGTTAATTTTGATGGCTTCAATTTACAATCGGGTAACGTATCTACCGATGTAGCATTTAATGAAAACATTAGTAAAACATTTCCTAATTTAGGTATCGGAGCATTTTATTTCACCGACAACTACTATATAGGTTTATCTGCCCCAAATCTACTAACAACAAAACATATAGAAACAGAAAATGGTGTGAAATCTACAGGAGTTCAAGACATTCACTATTTTTTAACAGGGGGATATGTTTTTAATATCAACAGAGATGTAAAATTTAAACCTGCATTTATGGCAAAATCAGTTAGAGGCGCACCGTTGTCTGTAGATGTTACGGCAAACGTATTATTCAATAACAGATTTGAAGCAGGGTTAGGCTATCGTTTAGATGATGCCATAAGTGGATTGGTAAGTTTTAGAGCAACACCGGAATTAAAAATTGGATATGCTTACGATTTTACAACCACAAACTTAGGTGATTTCAATTCAGGATCTCATGAAATATTTATTTTGTTTGATATTGATTTATTCGGCCTCAAAGGTGGGTATGATCGTTCACCTAGATTCTTCTAA
- a CDS encoding OmpA family protein translates to MKKQIYILASLLLVSGMALAQKGNLKRANKLFEMRAYIEAAEIYEKKERTQEVLQNLADSYYYNANLQKAIKTYRELFVTYGDSIDIELHFRYAQALKGTKNYKDADFHLSRYFNKKINTPAFIEGLEKTTPHTFKLKQIESSNSTSDFGLSFYGDNKVAFASSRNSENPAYSWNNLPYLDLYKATMGDDGTMKDITPFSDEINTESHESSATFSSDAKTMYFNRTNKTRTKTDEERIAHIKIFKAELVDSVWTNVTELPFNSNAYSAEHPALSKDGKTLYFASDMPGTIGGFDIYKVAINDDGTYGEPENLGDKVNTKHREQFPYISDLGVLYFSSDGHLGYGGLDVFRSNMVNGSFEKPINLGGTINSSLDDFAYTIREKNNKGYVSSNRSGYDRLYGFAREENVLTKYLVEGIVQDKTSKELLVGALVTLFDETNTVIQDTIVGDKADYLFKIEPNKKYKVRGTRKAYIPQDVEFSTDSKGKISHNIYLTLESYADAEDRVKENESGDVQIQLDKIYFDFDQSNIRNDAATTLNILVDLLNKYPDMEVEVSAHTDARGPDQYNLNLSKNRAASTLEYLVSKGIDRNRLKSIGYGEMQPLNKCVKEGICSDEEYDINRRCEFTIIN, encoded by the coding sequence ATGAAAAAACAAATATACATACTTGCAAGCCTTTTATTAGTTAGTGGAATGGCATTAGCGCAAAAAGGAAACTTAAAAAGGGCTAATAAGCTTTTCGAAATGAGAGCCTATATTGAAGCGGCTGAAATTTATGAAAAGAAAGAGCGTACTCAGGAAGTACTTCAGAATTTGGCAGACAGTTATTATTACAATGCCAATTTGCAAAAAGCGATAAAAACCTATCGCGAGCTATTTGTAACTTATGGAGATTCTATAGATATCGAATTGCATTTTAGATATGCACAAGCTTTAAAAGGCACTAAAAATTATAAAGATGCCGATTTTCATTTAAGCAGATATTTCAATAAAAAAATAAATACACCTGCTTTTATAGAAGGCTTAGAGAAAACGACGCCACACACATTTAAACTAAAACAAATTGAGAGTTCTAATTCAACTAGCGATTTTGGTTTATCATTTTATGGAGATAATAAAGTAGCTTTTGCTTCATCAAGAAATAGTGAAAATCCAGCGTACTCATGGAATAATTTACCGTATTTGGATTTGTATAAAGCAACTATGGGCGATGATGGTACAATGAAAGATATTACACCTTTTTCAGATGAAATAAATACAGAGTCTCATGAAAGTAGTGCTACATTTAGTAGCGATGCTAAGACTATGTATTTCAATAGAACAAATAAAACACGTACCAAAACTGACGAGGAAAGAATTGCCCACATCAAAATTTTTAAAGCAGAGTTGGTAGATAGTGTGTGGACAAACGTAACTGAGTTACCGTTCAATTCAAATGCATATAGTGCAGAACATCCAGCCTTAAGCAAAGATGGGAAAACATTATATTTTGCCAGCGATATGCCAGGGACTATTGGCGGATTCGATATTTACAAAGTAGCTATTAACGATGATGGGACTTATGGAGAACCAGAAAACTTAGGTGATAAAGTAAATACAAAACACCGCGAACAATTTCCTTATATAAGTGATCTTGGAGTGCTGTATTTTTCTTCAGACGGACATCTAGGATATGGTGGTTTAGATGTATTTAGAAGTAATATGGTAAATGGTAGCTTTGAAAAACCAATAAACTTAGGAGGTACTATAAATAGTAGTTTAGACGATTTTGCATATACCATAAGAGAAAAGAATAACAAAGGTTATGTGTCTTCTAACAGAAGTGGTTATGACAGGTTATATGGTTTTGCCAGAGAAGAGAATGTTTTAACCAAGTATTTAGTTGAAGGTATTGTACAAGATAAAACGAGTAAAGAATTATTAGTAGGGGCTTTAGTAACGTTATTTGACGAAACCAATACCGTAATTCAGGATACTATTGTAGGAGATAAAGCAGATTATTTGTTTAAAATAGAACCTAATAAAAAGTATAAAGTTCGCGGAACACGAAAAGCATACATTCCACAAGACGTTGAATTTTCAACAGATAGTAAAGGAAAAATTAGCCATAATATTTATTTAACTTTAGAATCGTATGCAGACGCAGAAGATCGCGTTAAGGAAAACGAAAGCGGTGATGTTCAAATACAATTGGATAAAATCTATTTTGATTTCGATCAATCTAATATTCGTAACGATGCCGCAACAACTTTAAACATACTTGTCGATTTGCTAAACAAATATCCAGATATGGAAGTAGAAGTATCTGCACATACAGATGCAAGAGGACCAGATCAATACAATTTAAATTTATCTAAAAATCGAGCAGCATCTACTTTGGAATATTTAGTAAGTAAAGGCATTGACAGAAACCGATTAAAAAGTATTGGTTATGGAGAAATGCAACCACTTAACAAATGTGTTAAAGAAGGTATTTGCAGTGACGAAGAATACGATATTAACAGACGCTGTGAATTTACCATTATAAATTAG